The nucleotide window GCCGAAGGCCTGGATAGCCAGGATGGCTACGCCACCCCGCGGGGTGCAGGCGCGGCAGCCGCTGTTGCCGGCGGAGCTCCGCGTGTTGCCCCAGCACAGAATGCCTCAGGGTGGGGCGGAGAGGCAGCAGTCACGGTCAGAAGGCCAGAAAATCGACTACTTACTTTGTAACCTACCCGAGGAGACAGCGAGGAATACTCTGGGGGCTGCCTCCTGGAGGGTTGCTTTGGGTGCCGAAGGACGGAAATGTTGAGGCCgaaaggggagcagagggaaccAGGCGCAGCTTGGGTGTGTACGGGCCAGGGGCAGtctggaggggaagaggaaataagagcgggcggggggtgggggataacGAGGTGGCCGGTGGGAATTAGGGCTAGGGCTGCTCTGCAGGGGGTTGATGGAAGTAGTCCTTGGGGAGGTGTGTGAGACTAGTCAAGGTGGGCCTGAGACGGGACCTGAAACCAAAGTCGGTGTGGATGGTACCTTAACCGAATCTCCACCAGCGCCCTCAGTGTGCCTTTTCCGTCCCCCTTGGAGGCAGACATTGCCCGTGGATCCCTGGCCCCCGATGCGGAACCCCACCGAGAGGCAATTCAGAAGGAGCTCACAGTGAGCGGCAGCGTCCTAGCCGTGTAAGCTCTAGAAGGAGAAGGGGCAGCAGGTGGCAGGGCCAGACTCCCCTGAGGGGCGCTTTATTGGAGAGGAAGATACGCTCAAGAGTTAGGTCTGGGGGAGGGACTTGGTGTGGTCTAAGCGGGTGTTGAGACAGCAAAGGATTCAGTCTAATGCCCAGGGGCAGAGCAAGGAAGAGAGGGATTACCACCTCTAATTTGACTTTCTCCCCCCGCCCTCACTTTTAGCTGCTGGAGAGCTGAAGATGCTCACCTCCTCCGAATTTCCATCATCAACTTTCTTGACCAGCTTTCCCTGGTGATGCGAACCATGCAGCGCTTTGGGCCCCCTCTTTCCCGCTAAACCTGGGCTGGGAAAAGGGGGCTGAGACCCAACCTTGTATCCGGTCCTAGGCAGTGGACCCTTCCCACAGCAGGGATTCCTGCAGTAGGTGCCACTTTCCTATGGGCCCCTAATCTGCCTGCAGTGGTCCTTGGGCACTTGCGGGCCACTCGTTTTGTTTAGCGCTTCAGTGTTTGTCTGTGCAGCAAATAAAACTGAGCTACTATTCCAAATGAGTTTCTTTTCAACTGCAGCACCTCTTAACAGGCTTGGCTTTCTCTCAGGCTGGGGGGGGAGGTCTGGGAATGGTGCTCAAGCACTACAAGGTAACTGAAGACAATTTAGGAAGTGGAAGATAGGTCTTGTCCCTCAGTATTAACTACTGTGAACATTTTGGAATCATTCCTTAGTTTTATAGCTGTATTTATATAGTGAGTGTATAACAATAACATAATGTATAATATTTTGCAAGGTTAGCactttttactaatatttttcatttatcgtgaacttttcctctctaaaacttCTTTGAAAGCATTATTGAATGCAGGCATAACAATCattataatgtaattattgaCCATTTAAATTATTTGCAATTTTTGTCCTATTACAGATAATAATTCAATGGAATTCTTGCATATAAATGTTTGTGTGAATCATTGTGTCCTTAAGAtagattccagccctggctggcgcagctcagtggattgagcaccggctgcgaaccaaagcatcgcaggttcgattcccagtcagggcacatgcttgggttgcaggccatggcccccagcaactgcacattgatgtttctctctctctctttctccctcccttccctctctaaaaataaataaatacaatcttaaaaaaaaagatagattccaagaggccctggctggtgtggcacagttggttggagtgtcatcctatgcaccaaaaggttgcaggttcaattcccattcagagaacatacctaggttgtgggtttgatccccagttagggtgcatatggaaggcaaccaaccgatgctcttttttttagtacattttattgattatgctattacagttgtccctttttttctcccctttattcccctccaccctgcatcccctctcccccagcagtcctcctccttagttcatgtcctcaggttgtacatataagttctttgacttctccatttcccatatttttcttaacctccccctgtctattttttacctatcatctacgcttcttattccctgtatcttatCCCCTGTTCCCCCACTCCTCTTCCctactgataatcctccatgtgatctccatttctgtgattctgttcctgctctagttgtttgcgtagtttgcttttatttttattttgcgtAGTTTgtgtaggttcagttgttgatagttatgagtttgttatcattttaatattcatagttttgatctttttcttaggtaagtccctttaatatttcatataataagggcttggtaatgatgaactcctttagcttcttcttgtctgggaagctctttatctgcatttcaattctaaatgatggctttgctggatagagtaataatcttggatgtaggtccttgcctttcatgactttgaatacttctctccagccccttcttgtcttggtgtgttcatttttgggtccaacttctttgggactctctgagcttcctggacttcctggaagtctatttccttatccagattggggaagttctccttcattatgttttcaaataagttttccatttcttggtcttcctcttctccttctggtacccctatgattcggatgttggaacatttaaagttgtcttagaggttcctaagcctctcctcattttttttttgaatttttgtttcttcattctgttctggttgaatgtttatttcttcctcctattccaaattattgattttgagtcccagttttcttctcttcacttcttcctttattttgcttctgtACTCAATCATATCTGTGAGCATctttattaccagtgttttgaactctgcatctgataggttattTATCAcctcgtcacttagttctttttctgtttttatttaaaaatattttatttacttttagagagaagggaagggagggaggaagagagggagagaaacatcaatgtgtaagagatacatcaatgggttgcctcccacaAGCCCCTgaatggggacctggccggcaacccaggcatgtgccccatcCAGGAATCAACCTGGTGACCTTTTAATTCACCGGctagtgttcaatccactgagccacaccaaccagggctttttttctgggattttgatctgttcttccatatttttttttgtctcagcctgcgtgttacatagtaaggaagagagccttagatatttgccaccACTGGGCAACCCACTTCCCtctgttgtggcactgtctgtgggggagggatcagagggagaacagtgccacttgcttggctcttgccccactttcagtaacttcccccactacccacaagcctAATCGTgcctttctgatgctgattcatgggtgggtgggtttgtgtacgttctaggatcctgtgggttcctccaatggactctcctgtgagactgggagtttctcctgctgctgcaacccccacaggttttttacagtattgagactttatttctccttgctggaaccctgggttatgtgaTCTGTCTTGGTCCCTAGTTGTTCCTTCCAatttatctacatgcaaatgtgggaccacccagcctgccagccccccccacccccaccttgcccacccggttggccagctgctgccttgccgcaCATCTTCTCCACACTGGccacctgtctccacccctcctgccagtctgggtgaatgtttggttaactccttggttgtcagactttgattatctggcagttatggttcttttttgtttttaaattggttgtccttcttttggttgtgtgaggaagtgaagcatatctacctacatctccatcttggccagaaatctccAACTGGTGTTTCTCCCATAGAtgtatgtgtctctctctctgcctctctctctaaaatcaataaacatatttaaatttttaactggTATGTCTGTATTTCATGAGCCATTAAATTTTAaccaaatttcctttttttaattggattttaaaatttttaaattatattttattgcttatacaattacagttgtcccaatttttcccctttgcacctGTCCACCCACtatccccactccctcaggcaatccccacaccactgttcatggccatgggtcacatgtataagttctttggcttccccatttcctatcctgtactttacatccccatgccaTTCTGTAAgtacatatttgtacttcttttaaaaaaaaaaacattttatttgcttatttatttccaaagagacaggaagagagggagaaagaaaaggaaagacacatcaattggttgcctcttacatgcccccagctggggacctggaccacaacccaggcttgtgccctgaccaggaattgaaccaacaaccttttggttctcaggccagtgctcaacccactaagccacaccagccagggcctatttgtATTCCTTAGTCCCCTCaactcttcacccatcccccaaatatccccctcccatctggccaccatcaaaacactctgtgtccatgattctttctctgttcctgtgtgcttagtttgttttttaggtccagttgttgactggtatgtatttttgccattttattgttcatagttttgatctcctttttcttaagtggagaatttcctttttcttaaagcccctttaacatttcatataataaggacttagtgatgatgaactcctttagtttcttcttgtctgggaagctctttatctgcctttcaattataaatgatagctttgttgtgTAGaccaatcttggctgtaggtccctgcttttcatgactttgaatatttcttgccagtcccttctagcctgcaaagtttctttggagaaatcagctgacagtcttatcggaactcccctgtaggtaactaacttcttttctcttgctgcttttaagattctctctttatctttaaactttggcattttaattatgatgtgtcttggagtgggcctctttgtatccatcttatttgggactctgtgcttcctggacttgtatgtctgtttccttcaccaaactagggaagttttctttcattgttttttcaaatagattcccaatttcttgctcttctctttctccttctgccacccttatgatgtgaatattggacctcttgaagttttcccagaggttgcttatactatcctcatatttttggattattttttcttcttgttctgattggttattttttttcttccttatgttccaaatcattgatttggttcttggcttcatctactgtactgttgtttccctgtaaattgttctttatttcaattatctttcatttctgactgaatcttttttatgctgctgaggtcctcattatgttccttgggcatccttataaccagtgttttgaactctgcatctgatagattgcttatctccatttcatttatctctttctctggagttttggtctgttctttcacttgagccatgtttctttgtatcctcattttggcagcctccctgtgtttgtatctatgtattaggtagagctgctttgattctgtgtcttggtagcatggcctaatgtactaggtgtcctgtagggtccagtggcacagcctcccctataacccaagctgggtactcgaggtgcacccatcatgtgagctgagtacaccctcctcttgtagttgagccttggctgctgttggcaggtcagtgggagggactTACCCAAGCCAGTGAgatgcaaggactggctgtgaccactgactgacaacctctgccctccatggagaatcagctgtgcaggggcagggtggtggtgctctgacgtcgtctgtagctgtccactggatgtgcaggccctgggatttcccaggtggtgcaggccaaggtcagtccccacctgtgttttgtccaggcCTACCCTACCTGAGCTGTAAAGGCAGGTTACCTGTGCTGGGCTtcaagattcccaggtgaagcggagttgtgaatctaggctgttTGCTGCTAGTTCTAGacttactgaggccagctgttgcttgtttgaggggATTTAGGAAGTGGTACaatatgagccaagaccagccattcatatggaaatgcagcTTGGGAGGGACCTTAAGCTGCATGTTACAGagtctgcggggggggggggggggggggggggggggtggtctaacagtgttagccaggttgatggagtctcaga belongs to Phyllostomus discolor isolate MPI-MPIP mPhyDis1 chromosome X, mPhyDis1.pri.v3, whole genome shotgun sequence and includes:
- the LAGE3 gene encoding EKC/KEOPS complex subunit LAGE3, producing MVKFAPRGRGRRRSTAAMQAADAGTAGAEGLDSQDGYATPRGAGAAAAVAGGAPRVAPAQNASGWGGEAAVTVRRPENRLLTFALSVPFPSPLEADIARGSLAPDAEPHREAIQKELTVSGSVLAVCWRAEDAHLLRISIINFLDQLSLVMRTMQRFGPPLSR